The following proteins are co-located in the Paroedura picta isolate Pp20150507F chromosome 18, Ppicta_v3.0, whole genome shotgun sequence genome:
- the BTBD1 gene encoding BTB/POZ domain-containing protein 1 isoform X2 produces MSPRRLGPLGRTRPISTALLSHPPFPPPNPPASPRLRRSDVPEAPGAGARGRGTRPAPSAQARAGGCAEAAEAMAAAGGPEASASASDCEGLPGSPAAVCASPPPPPPPAAVVVQREPVYNWQATKRSLRERFAFLFANELLSDVRFVVGKGGPRAGAAAAAAGAGPGPGQQRIPAHRFVLAAGSAVFDAMFNGGMATTSAEIELPDVEPAAFLALLRFLYSDEVQIGPETVMTTLYTAKKYAVPALEAHCVEFLTKHLRPDNAFMLLTQARLFDEPQLASLCLDTIDKSTMDAISAEGFTDIDIDTLCAVLERDTLSIRESRLFGAVVRWADAECQRQQLPATSANKQKVLGKALSLIRFPLMTIEEFAAGPAQSGILSDRQVVNLFLHFTVNPKPRVDYIDRPRCCLRGKECSINRFQQVESRWGYSGTSDRIRFTVNRRISIVGFGLYGSIHGPTDYQVNIQIIEYEKNQTLGQNDTGFSCDGTASTFRVMFKEPIEILPTVCYTACATLKLSG; encoded by the exons ATGTCGCCTCGGCGGTTAGGACCGTTGGGCAGGACGCGTCCAATAAGCACCGCGCTTCTATCGCacccacctttccccccccctaatCCTCCCGCTTCGCCGCGCCTGCGCAGAAGCGACGTGCCGGAAGCGCCGGGCGCAGGCGCGCGGGGGCGGGGCACGCGGCCGGCCCCGAGTGCGCAGGCGCGGGCGGGCGGCTGCGCTGAGGCGGCTGAGGCGATGGCGGCCGCGGGCGGCCCTGAGGCGTCGGCGTCGGCGTCGGACTGCGAGGGGCTCCCGGGCTCCCCCGCCGCCGTGTGCgcgtccccgccgccgccgccgccgccggccgccGTGGTGGTGCAGCGGGAGCCGGTGTACAACTGGCAGGCCACGAAGCGGTCGCTGCGGGAGCGCTTCGCCTTCCTCTTCGCCAACGAGCTCCTCAGCGACGTCCGCTTCGTGGTGGGCAAGGGCGGGCCCcgcgcgggggcggcggcggcggcggcgggagcagGGCCCGGGCCCGGCCAGCAGCGCATCCCCGCGCACCGCTTCGTCCTGGCCGCCGGCAGCGCCGTCTTCGACGCCATGTTCAACGGGGGCATGGCCACCACCTCCGCCGAGATCGAGCTGCCCGACGTGGAGCCCGCCGCCTTCCTGGCCCTGCTCAG GTTTTTGTATTCAGATGAAGTTCAGATTGGGCCAGAAACCGTAATGACCACCCTCTATACAGCCAAGAAGTATGCTGTCCCAGCCTTGGAAGCTCATTGTGTCGAATTTCTCACAAAGCACCTTCGGCCAGATAATGCTTTTATGTTGCTAACTCAG GCTCGCTTATTCGATGAGCCACAGTTGGCTAGTCTCTGTCTCGATACGATCGACAAAAGTACAATGGATGCCATAAGTGCAGAAGGTTTCACAGATATTGACATAG acacttTATGTGCCGTCTTGGAAAGAGACACCCTTAGCATTCGAGAGAGCCGGCTGTTCGGAGCCGTTGTCCGCTGGGCTGATGCAGAATGTCAAAGGCAGCAGTTGCCGGCCACCTCTGCAAATAAGCAGAAAGTGCTTGGCAAAGCCCTCTCCCTGATCCGTTTCCCACTGATGACCATTGAGGAGTTTGCAGCAG GTCCTGCTCAATCTGGAATTTTGTCAGATCGGCAAGTAGTAAATCTCTTTCTGCATTTTACAGTCAACCCTAAGCCTAGAGTTGACTATATTGACCGGCCAAGGTGCTGCCTTAGAGGGAAGGAATGCAGCATCAATAGATTTCAGCAAGTGGAGAGTCGCTGGGGCTACAGCGGAACAAGTGACCGTATCAG gttcACAGTCAATAGAAGAATTTCTATAGTGGGATTTGGATTATATGGATCTATTCACGGACCCACAGACTATCAAGTTAATATTCAG ATAATTGAATACGAGAAAAACCAGACGCTTGGGCAGAACGACACTGGATTTAGCTGCGATGGAACCGCCAGCACTTTCAGAGTTATGTTCAAAGAACCTATAGAGATTCTGCCCACAGTATGCTACACTGCCTGTGCAACCCTGAAA ctctCCGGGTAA
- the C18H15orf40 gene encoding UPF0235 protein C15orf40 homolog: MLGLARPAFRRDPRWGPFSWRAARERFGGTMPRKGKAQTKNATAPAVPSSPVATDKTGSLTIAVHAKPGSKQNAVTDLTTEAVGVAIAAPPSEGEANAELCRYLAKVLEVKKSEVVLEKGAKSRDKVVKILAPMTPEEALERLRTEAGS, from the exons ATGCTGGGATTGGCCCGTCCTGCTTTCCGTCGGGATCCGCGTTGGGGGCCTTTCTCCTGGCGCGCTGCGAGGGAGCGCTTCGGCGGCACCATGCCCCGGAAG GGGAAAGCTCAGACGAAGAATGCAACAGCACCTGCAGTTCCTTCAAGCCCCGTGGCGACTgacaaaactggctctcttaccaTCGCTGTTCATGCCAAGCCTGGATCTAAACAAAATGCTGTAACAG ATCTGACAACGGAAGCCGTGGGTGTTGCGATTGCTGCCCCGCCGTCCGAAGGGGAGGCCAACGCAGAGCTATGCCGCTATCTTGCCAAGGTCCTTGAAGTGAAGAAGAGCGAGGTGGTGTTAGAAAAG GGTGCTAAATCACGAGACAAAGTTGTGAAGATTTTGGCACCCATGACCCCCGAGGAAGCCTTGGAGCGGCTGAGGACAGAAGCCGGGAGCTGA
- the BTBD1 gene encoding BTB/POZ domain-containing protein 1 isoform X1 has product MSPRRLGPLGRTRPISTALLSHPPFPPPNPPASPRLRRSDVPEAPGAGARGRGTRPAPSAQARAGGCAEAAEAMAAAGGPEASASASDCEGLPGSPAAVCASPPPPPPPAAVVVQREPVYNWQATKRSLRERFAFLFANELLSDVRFVVGKGGPRAGAAAAAAGAGPGPGQQRIPAHRFVLAAGSAVFDAMFNGGMATTSAEIELPDVEPAAFLALLRFLYSDEVQIGPETVMTTLYTAKKYAVPALEAHCVEFLTKHLRPDNAFMLLTQARLFDEPQLASLCLDTIDKSTMDAISAEGFTDIDIDTLCAVLERDTLSIRESRLFGAVVRWADAECQRQQLPATSANKQKVLGKALSLIRFPLMTIEEFAAGPAQSGILSDRQVVNLFLHFTVNPKPRVDYIDRPRCCLRGKECSINRFQQVESRWGYSGTSDRIRFTVNRRISIVGFGLYGSIHGPTDYQVNIQIIEYEKNQTLGQNDTGFSCDGTASTFRVMFKEPIEILPTVCYTACATLKGPDSHYGTKGLTKVIHESPTSSKTCFFFFSSPGNNNGTSIEDGQIPEIIFYT; this is encoded by the exons ATGTCGCCTCGGCGGTTAGGACCGTTGGGCAGGACGCGTCCAATAAGCACCGCGCTTCTATCGCacccacctttccccccccctaatCCTCCCGCTTCGCCGCGCCTGCGCAGAAGCGACGTGCCGGAAGCGCCGGGCGCAGGCGCGCGGGGGCGGGGCACGCGGCCGGCCCCGAGTGCGCAGGCGCGGGCGGGCGGCTGCGCTGAGGCGGCTGAGGCGATGGCGGCCGCGGGCGGCCCTGAGGCGTCGGCGTCGGCGTCGGACTGCGAGGGGCTCCCGGGCTCCCCCGCCGCCGTGTGCgcgtccccgccgccgccgccgccgccggccgccGTGGTGGTGCAGCGGGAGCCGGTGTACAACTGGCAGGCCACGAAGCGGTCGCTGCGGGAGCGCTTCGCCTTCCTCTTCGCCAACGAGCTCCTCAGCGACGTCCGCTTCGTGGTGGGCAAGGGCGGGCCCcgcgcgggggcggcggcggcggcggcgggagcagGGCCCGGGCCCGGCCAGCAGCGCATCCCCGCGCACCGCTTCGTCCTGGCCGCCGGCAGCGCCGTCTTCGACGCCATGTTCAACGGGGGCATGGCCACCACCTCCGCCGAGATCGAGCTGCCCGACGTGGAGCCCGCCGCCTTCCTGGCCCTGCTCAG GTTTTTGTATTCAGATGAAGTTCAGATTGGGCCAGAAACCGTAATGACCACCCTCTATACAGCCAAGAAGTATGCTGTCCCAGCCTTGGAAGCTCATTGTGTCGAATTTCTCACAAAGCACCTTCGGCCAGATAATGCTTTTATGTTGCTAACTCAG GCTCGCTTATTCGATGAGCCACAGTTGGCTAGTCTCTGTCTCGATACGATCGACAAAAGTACAATGGATGCCATAAGTGCAGAAGGTTTCACAGATATTGACATAG acacttTATGTGCCGTCTTGGAAAGAGACACCCTTAGCATTCGAGAGAGCCGGCTGTTCGGAGCCGTTGTCCGCTGGGCTGATGCAGAATGTCAAAGGCAGCAGTTGCCGGCCACCTCTGCAAATAAGCAGAAAGTGCTTGGCAAAGCCCTCTCCCTGATCCGTTTCCCACTGATGACCATTGAGGAGTTTGCAGCAG GTCCTGCTCAATCTGGAATTTTGTCAGATCGGCAAGTAGTAAATCTCTTTCTGCATTTTACAGTCAACCCTAAGCCTAGAGTTGACTATATTGACCGGCCAAGGTGCTGCCTTAGAGGGAAGGAATGCAGCATCAATAGATTTCAGCAAGTGGAGAGTCGCTGGGGCTACAGCGGAACAAGTGACCGTATCAG gttcACAGTCAATAGAAGAATTTCTATAGTGGGATTTGGATTATATGGATCTATTCACGGACCCACAGACTATCAAGTTAATATTCAG ATAATTGAATACGAGAAAAACCAGACGCTTGGGCAGAACGACACTGGATTTAGCTGCGATGGAACCGCCAGCACTTTCAGAGTTATGTTCAAAGAACCTATAGAGATTCTGCCCACAGTATGCTACACTGCCTGTGCAACCCTGAAA GGCCCTGATTCCCACTATGGCACCAAGGGACTGACGAAAGTAATCCACGAATCCCCGACTTCAAGCAAgacttgttttttcttttttagctctCCGGGTAATAACAATGGCACCTCTATAGAAGATGGACAAATCCCAGAAATCATTTTTTATACGTAA